A part of Burkholderiales bacterium genomic DNA contains:
- the carA gene encoding glutamine-hydrolyzing carbamoyl-phosphate synthase small subunit → MSALNQEPAVLVLADGTVFRGASFGAATHMVGEVVFNTAMTGYQEILTDPSYCRQIVTLTYPHIGNTGVNAEDVESDRIYASGLVIREPPVRASNFRRSADLAEYLRAQGVPAIAGIDTRRLTRLLRDRGAQNGCLMAGRIDEAFALAQARAFPGLSGMDLARVVSCGKPYEWSETEWALGQGYGKGDVATRHVVAYDYGVKRNILRKLAARGCRVTVVPAQTPVDEVLAMKPDGVFLSNGPGDPEPCDYAVRAIRKLLDVNMPVFGICLGHQLLGLASGARTLKMKFGHHGANHPVHDLDTGRVVITSQNHGFAVDAASLPPQARVTHVSLFDGSLQGFARTDKPAFCFQGHPEASPGPHDVDYLFDRFVRLMDEHKPHR, encoded by the coding sequence GTGTCCGCCCTCAATCAGGAGCCTGCCGTCTTGGTCCTCGCGGACGGCACGGTTTTCCGGGGCGCGTCGTTCGGGGCGGCGACCCACATGGTCGGCGAAGTGGTGTTCAACACCGCGATGACCGGCTACCAGGAAATACTGACCGATCCTTCCTACTGCCGGCAGATCGTCACGCTCACCTATCCGCACATCGGCAACACCGGCGTGAACGCGGAGGACGTGGAATCGGACAGGATCTATGCATCGGGGCTGGTGATCCGCGAGCCGCCGGTGCGGGCCAGCAACTTCCGCAGGAGCGCCGATCTTGCCGAGTACCTGCGCGCTCAGGGCGTGCCCGCCATCGCCGGCATCGACACGCGCAGGCTGACCCGCCTTCTGCGCGACCGGGGGGCGCAGAACGGCTGCCTCATGGCCGGCAGGATCGACGAGGCATTCGCCCTGGCGCAGGCCCGAGCCTTTCCCGGGCTTTCGGGAATGGATCTCGCCAGAGTGGTCAGCTGCGGCAAGCCCTACGAGTGGAGCGAAACCGAGTGGGCGCTCGGTCAAGGCTACGGCAAAGGCGACGTCGCCACGCGCCATGTGGTGGCCTATGACTACGGGGTCAAGCGCAACATTCTGCGCAAGCTGGCCGCGCGCGGCTGCCGCGTCACGGTGGTGCCCGCGCAGACTCCGGTCGACGAGGTGCTGGCAATGAAGCCAGACGGCGTGTTCCTGTCCAACGGCCCCGGCGACCCCGAACCCTGCGACTACGCGGTGCGGGCGATTCGCAAGCTGCTCGACGTGAACATGCCGGTCTTCGGCATCTGCTTGGGACATCAACTGCTCGGACTGGCGAGCGGAGCGCGCACGCTGAAGATGAAGTTCGGACATCACGGCGCGAACCATCCGGTGCATGACCTCGATACCGGGCGCGTGGTGATCACCAGCCAGAACCACGGCTTCGCGGTCGACGCGGCGAGCCTGCCGCCGCAGGCGCGCGTGACGCACGTGTCGCTGTTCGACGGCAGCCTGCAGGGCTTCGCGCGCACCGACAAGCCCGCCTTCTGCTTTCAGGGCCATCCGGAAGCAAGCCCCGGACCGCACGATGTGGACTATCTGTTCGATCGTTTCGTGAGGCTGATGGACGAGCACAAGCCGCACAGATAG